In the Oryza glaberrima chromosome 6, OglaRS2, whole genome shotgun sequence genome, one interval contains:
- the LOC127777502 gene encoding phosphoglycerate kinase, cytosolic-like — MASKRSVGTLTESDLKGKKVFLRADLNVPLDDSQKITDDTRIRASVPTIKFLMGKGAKVILASHLGRPKGVTPKYSLKPLVPRLSELLGVDVVMANDCIGEEVQKLAANLPDGGVLLLENVRFYKEEEKNDPEFANKLASVADLYVNDAFGTAHRAHASTEGVTKYLRPSVAGFLMQKELDYLVGAVANPKKPFAAIVGGSKVSTKIGVIESLLAKVDILILGGGMIYTFYKAQGYAVGKSLVEEDKLELATSLIEKAKSKGVSLLLPTDIVVADKFAADAESKTVPASAIPDGWMGLDIGPDSIKTFSETLDTTKTVIWNGPMGVFEFEKFAAGTDAIAKKLADITAKGVTTIIGGGDSVAAVEKAGLADKMSHISTGGGASLELLEGKTLPGVLALNDA; from the exons ATGGCGAGCAAGAGGAGCGTGGGCACCCTGACGGAGTCGGATCTGAAGGGGAAGAAGGTGTTCCTCCGCGCCGATCTGAACGTGCCGCTGGATgacagccagaagatcaccgacGACACCCGCATCCGCGCGTCGGTTCCCACCATCAAGTTCTTGATGGGGAAGGGCGCCAAGGTCATCCTGGCCAGCCATCTG GGTCGCCCAAAAGGTGTAACCCCGAAGTACAGCTTGAAGCCTCTTGTTCCGCGCTTGTCTGAGCTTCTTGGTGTTGAT GTTGTGATGGCCAATGACTGCATCGGTGAGGAAGTCCAGAAATTGGCTGCCAATTTACCAGATGGTGGTGTTCTGCTTCTAGAAAATGTTCGGTTCTacaaggaggaagagaaaaatgACCCTGAATTCGCCAATAAGCTGGCATCTGTTGCTGACCTTTATGTAAATGATGCCTTTGGCACAGCACACAGAGCTCATGCTTCAACAGAGGGAGTTACGAAGTATTTGAGACCTTCTGTTGCTGGTTTCCTCATGCAGAAG GAACTTGACTATCTTGTTGGAGCTGTTGCCAACCCCAAAAAACCATTTGCTGCCATTGTTGGTGGATCCAAGGTGTCAACAAAGATTGGGGTGATTGAGAGTCTTTTGGCAAAGGTTGACATCCTCATACTGGGTGGTGGTATGATCTATACATTTTACAAGGCTCAGGGATACGCTGTTGGAAAATCTCTTGTGGAGGAAGACAAGCTCGAATTGGCTACCTCGCTTATTGAAAAAGCCAAGTCAAAGGGAGTCTCCCTATTGCTTCCAACTGATATTGTAGTAGCTGATAAGTTTGCTGCGGATGCAGAGAGCAAG ACTGTTCCAGCATCTGCTATCCCTGATGGTTGGATGGGCCTTGATATTGGCCCAGACTCCATCAAGACTTTCAGTGAAACTTTGGATACTACCAAGACTGTCATCTGGAATGGGCCTATGGGAGTGTTCGAGTTTGAGAAATTTGCTGCTGGCACTGAT GCAATTGCCAAGAAATTGGCTGATATCACCGCCAAAGGTGTTACAACGATCATTGGAGGTGGCGATTCTGTTGCTGCTGTCGAGAAGGCCGGGTTGGCGGACAAGATGAGCCACATTTCAACGGGAGGTGGCGCGAGCTTGGAACTGTTGGAAGGCAAGACCCTCCCAGGAGTCCTTGCTCTTAATGACGCATAA
- the LOC127777049 gene encoding uncharacterized protein LOC127777049, giving the protein MEKLTDVTRSNDIQLKIVGHSLTMAMDDGEFFSSRRYCVGGHDWEIRLRPKDPWVGRRDRPLTLKLVLRGAPRTGSGSVKAQLSCCLVDPTQKLRPSEMKTVSHKFHKPGDYSPRAVFMARDELEASGYLTDDSYVVQCAITVLREQPEIAAAAAAAGDSANAAVAPSSELHAYLGALLESKTGADVTFVVSGESFAAHKAILASRSPVFMAELFGAMKVKASERVEVKDMEAPVFKAILHFVYTDTVPELDHRDGEETEAASTATAMAQHLLAGADRYGLERLKLICASKLAERIDVDTVSTTLALAEQHDCSHLKAKCVEFIAAGTAENLDAVLATDGFKHLEASCPSVLTDLVKVARGRKRFGNASSLFVLEVLIDSSQSWSSAYFPVVNARSTPEPRDMENAAINLTQAARRVQLLRINGYSATANRQNLVTSCTIAVGGYDWLIEVFPAAYYHGTSSRNSGPYIKLRFTLSSDGERTVSATFRCRLVDDHQINQTAASASSSFKEVIVTSIFSNGQPKDMFLVSRSYASEYRYVQPDDSLLIECAITVLLEAPVNAAAAAAAPPPTSVPAPLSDLQKHLGEMLTSKNGADITFLVSGEPVAAHRCVLAARSPVFMAELFGDMKEKDSQSIEIKDMEAEVFRTLLHFIYTDTLPEQDDDDVEAETMAYGLLEAADRYGVERLMLICAEKVHAGISVDTAAMALALAERRGCTKLKARCIEFILASQDNFHAVAATEGYKLLMDSCPSALNDLLVAVFLRYKLTVLLPEHVRDRTTFLDRVEYCELEI; this is encoded by the exons atggaAAAGCTCACCGACGTGACACGCTCCAACGACATCCAGCTCAAGATCGTGGGCCACTCCTTGACAATGGCCATGGACGACGGCGAGTTCTTCAGTTCCAGGCGGTACTGTGTCGGCGGACACGACTGGGAGATCCGCCTGCGGCCGAAGGATCCCTGGGTTGGCAGGCGCGACCGGCCGCTCACGCTCAAGCTCGTCCTGCGCGGCGCGCCCCGCACAGGCAGCGGCAGTGTGAAGGCCCAGCTAAGCTGCTGCTTGGTAGATCCGACGCAGAAGCTGAGGCCGTCGGAGATGAAGACCGTGTCGCATAAGTTCCACAAGCCCGGTGACTACTCGCCCCGTGCCGTGTTCATGGCAAGGGACGAGCTGGAGGCGTCGGGCTATCTCACAGACGATTCCTACGTCGTTCAGTGCGCCATCACCGTGCTCCGAGAACAGCCGGAGatagccgcggcggcggcagcggcgggcgacaGCGCGAATGCAGCCGTGGCGCCGTCGTCCGAGTTGCACGCGTACCTTGGCGCCCTCCTGGAGAGCAAGACCGGCGCCGACGTCACGTTCGTCGTGTCCGGCGAGTCGTTCGCCGCGCACAAGGCTATACTGGCCTCGAGGTCGCCGGTTTTCATGGCCGAGCTGTTCGGGGCGATGAAGGTGAAGGCCTCGGAGCGCGTCGAGGTCAAGGACATGGAGGCGCCGGTCTTCAAGGCCATTCTTCACTTCGTCTACACTGACACCGTTCCAGAGCTCGACCACCGTGATGGCGAGGAGACGGAGgcagcgtcgacggcgacggcgatggcgcagcatctgctcgccggcgccgacaggTACGGGCTGGAGAGGCTCAAGCTCATCTGCGCGAGCAAGCTCGCCGAGCGCATCGACGTCGACACGGTGTCGACCACGTTGGCGTTGGCGGAGCAGCACGACTGCTCGCATCTGAAGGCCAAGTGCGTCGAGTTCATTGCTGCCGGCACGGCTGAAAACCTTGATGCTGTGTTGGCCACTGATGGGTTCAAACATCTGGAGGCGAGCTGTCCCTCGGTGTTGACTGACCTTGTCAAGGTTGCCCGTGGAAGAAAGA GATTTGGCAATGCATCATCTCTGTTTGTGCTAGAAGTTTTGATTGATTCTTCCCAGTCATGGAGTAGTGCATACTTT ccgGTAGTTAACGCTCGATCGACGCCTGAGCCCAGAGACATGGAGAACGCCGCCATCAACCTCAcgcaggcggcgcggcgcgtgcaGCTGCTCAGGATCAACGGGTACTCGGCGACCGCGAACAGGCAAAATTTGGTCACGTCGTGTACGATCGCCGTGGGCGGATACGACTGGCTGATCGAGGTCTTCCCGGCCGCTTACTACCACGGCACCAGCTCCCGCAACTCCGGCCCCTACATAAAGCTGCGCTTCACCTTGTCGAGCGACGGCGAGCGCACCGTGTCGGCGACGTTCAGATGCCGCCTTGTCGATGATCATCAGATCAATCAAACCGCCGCGTCCGCATCCAGCTCTTTCAAGGAGGTGATAGTGACATCCATCTTCTCCAATGGCCAACCAAAGGACATGTTCTTGGTGTCGAGGAGCTATGCGTCTGAATACAGATACGTCCAACCAGACGACTCCTTGCTGATCGAGTGCGCGATCACCGTTCTGCTCGAAGCACCAGTgaacgcggcggcagcggcggcggcgccgccgccgactagcGTTCCGGCGCCTCTCTCCGACCTGCAGAAGCACCTCGGCGAGATGCTGACGAGCAAGAATGGCGCCGACATCACGTTCCTCGTCTCCGGCGAGCCTGTCGCGGCGCACAGGTGCGTGCTCGCCGCGAGGTCGCCGGTGTTCATGGCCGAGCTGTTCGGCGACATGAAGGAGAAAGACTCGCAGAGCATCGAGATCAAGGACATGGAGGCAGAGGTCTTCAGGACCCTGCTCCACTTCATCTACACCGACACTTTGCCGGAGCAagatgacgacgacgtcgaggcTGAAACAATGGCGTATGGTCTTCTCGAAGCCGCGGATCGGTACGGCGTGGAGAGGCTGATGCTGATCTGCGCGGAGAAGGTGCACGCTGGCATTAGCGTGGACACCGCCGCGATGGCGTTGGCTCTGGCGGAGCGCCGTGGATGTACCAAGCTCAAGGCTAGGTGCATCGAGTTCATCTTGGCTTCTCAGGATAATTTCCACGCAGTCGCTGCAACGGAGGGTTACAAGCTTCTCATGGATAGCTGCCCCTCTGCTCTGAATGACCTTCTAGTGGCTGTTTTTCTGAGGTACAAATTAACTGTTCTGTTACCGGAACATGTACGGGATAGAACAACGTTCCTAGATAGAGTTGAGTATTGCGAGCTCGAGATTTGA